The Mesorhizobium sp. B2-8-5 genome segment GCAACGGATGCGGTGTGCGGCGCGCACCGAGAAACACCCCGCACTCAGACCGATCCCTGCTCCTCGCCACGCACCCGGAAAGCGTCGACGGCAATCGCCAGCAGGATCATCGCGCCGCCAATCATCTGAATGTAATAGGCGGACACGTTGATCAGCTGCAGCCCGGTCTGGATGACCGTGATGAGGAGCGTGCCGCCGAGAATACCGAGCACCCGTCCGCGCCCGCCAAGCAGGGATACGCCGCCGATGACAGGAGCCGCGACCGCGTAGAGCAGGGTCGTGCTGCCCACGGTGACGCTCACGCCGCCGAGATAGGACGCGTAGAGGAAGCCGGCGAGACCGGCAAGGAAGCCTGACGCGGCGAAAGCGCCGAGCCGAGCGCGCCGCACGTTGATGCCGGCCGCATGCGCGGCCCGCCGGTTGCCGCCGGTGGCGTAGAGATTGCGGCCCCAGGCCGAATAGGCAAGCACGATATGCGCCGCCAGATAGATAACGAACAGCGCGACCGGCATGATCGGCCATGTGCCGATCGTCGCGCTGCCGATATAGGCGTATCCTTCATCGGCTATGACCAGCGTGCGGGCCTGCGTGGCGCCGAGCACCGCGCCCTGCAGGAACAGCCCCATGGCCAGCGAGGCGATGAGCGAGTTCATCCGCATGTAGGAGACGAAATAGCCGTTGACGGCGCCAATAAACGTGCCCGTCAGCACGGTCACCGCGACGGCGACGGTCCAGTGCGCGCCGTATTCCTGCATGGCATAGGCGCCGATCATGCCGGAAAAGACGAGATTGCCGACGACCGACAGATCGATTTCGCCGATCAGCAGCGTGAAGGACACGGCCAGCACCAGCACGCCCAGCGTGGTGGCCTGCACCAGCACGTTCTGCAGGTTGCCTTCCGACAGGAAGAACGGATTGAGGACGCCGGCAAGGAGGCTGAAGACGATGATCAGTATCCACACCACATTGTCGAGAAGGAATTTCCTGCCGTTCATGTCGTCCTGCGTCCTGTCATGGTTTTTCCCTCAGGGACCTGGCGTCGGCGATGGCGCCGACCGTCAGGCCCTCGGCCGAAAGCGAGCGTTCGATGCGGCCCTTGGAAAAGACGACCACGCGGTCGACCAGCCGCTGCATCTCGTCGGGATCCTGCGCGATCAGCAGGACCGCGACGCCGCGTTTGGTGGCGTCATCGATGAGGCGATGGATGTGTTCCTTCGCCGCCACGTCGACGCCGATCGTCGGTTCGTCGAGCAGCAGGATCGCCGGATTTCGCTCCAGCAGGCGGCCAAGCAGGATTTTCTGTTGGTTGCCGCCACTGAGCTTGCGGATTTCCTGATCCGGCCCGTCCATCACGACGTCCATTGCCGCGCGCGCCCGGCGCACGCGGCCGAGCATGCCGGAGCGGCTGATCGCCCATCCGGCCTGGCGAGGCCAGTTGCCGAGGCTGAGGTTTTCCGCGATGGACATCGAAGCGACATGCCCTTCGCCGATACGGTCATGCGTCAGATAGGCGATGCCGGCGGCAAGGCTGTGGGCCGGCGAACCGAGCCGGACCGGGCGGCCGTCGACCAGAACGCGGCCGGACATGACCGGGAGGAGCCCGCCGAGCGTGCGCAGCAGCTCTTGCGGGCCCTCGCCAAGCAGCCCGACAAGCCCGACGATTTCACCGCGACCGATGGTGAGATCGACCGGGCCGCCGCCGGGGAAGCACAGATCGTCTATCTTGACGACCGGGGGCTTTGGTGCCGCCGACCTGTCGCGCCGGAATTCCTTCACATCGCTTCCGGTGATCAGCCGCGCCATGCCGTCGGCGGACAGCGATCCTGCGACGCCGCCTGCTGCGACCTTGCCGTCGCGCAGCACGGTGTATTCGCTGCAAAGCTGGCGGACTTCGTCATTGTGATGCGAGATATAGACGAAGGACGTGCCTTGGGCGGTCAGCGCCTCGACCCATCCCATGAGATGCTGGCGCTCGCGCGCCGCAAGCCCCGCCGTCGGTTCGTCGAGGATGATCAGCCTGGCATCGCCGGCCACGGCCTTGATGATGGCGAGCCGCCTGCGGTCGCTGGCATTGAGATCCCCCGCGCGCCGCCGCGAGGGGACGTGCATGGCGTGACTTTCCAGGAGAAGGGCGGCCTGCCGGTGCAGTTTGCCCCAGTCGACCAGGCCGCGGCGGCGCGGTAGGTTCGGCAAAAGCAGGTTCTCGCCGATCGACAGGTCCTCGAAAATCTCGGAGTGCTGCGACAGCAGATACAACCCACGCTTGTTGCGCGCGGTGAGCGACAGCGACGAGACATCCTCGCCGTCGAGCAGGATATTGCCCGCGTCGGCGCGCACGAAGCCGGCGATGACATTGGACAGCGTCGATTTGCCGGCGCCGTTCTTGCCGAGCAGGCCGTGGATCGCGCCCTTGCGTACAGACAGCGACACGCCGTCGAGCGCCGAAACCGGCCCGTATGCCTTGAAGACATTGTCGACGACCAGCACGGGCCGGCCGGACGGCGTCGCCGCAGCAAACGGCCCTTCGCGTGTCCCGCGTGCGCCGTCTGCCGGCTCGCGATCTGACTGCGTCATCGGCCGCCTCCCCATTCCAGGTCAAGGAGGGCGCGGCCGATACCGCGCGCCCTCGCCCGCCGGTTCTCAACCGGCGTTCTGTTCCATCTTCCAGACCTTGGTGACGACGTTGGCCCAGTGGCGCGGATCGTCGGCGTTCTCCTTGGTCAGGAAGTAGGGTGGTATGGTCAGGAGCGGCCCGGACGGGCTGTCGGCGATCGTTCCCTTCTCCCAGAAGTACTTCTTGTTCTCATACGGTCCGGTCGGCACCCGCTGACCCTTGAGCGTGTACTGCTCCAGCAGATCCACGACGATCTCGACATAGGCGATCGGATCCTGGGCGATGTCGGCATCGATCTCGCCGGCCTTGACCCATTCGAGCGCGTTGGGCGAGGCGTCGATGCTGGTCAGGATGATGTGCTTCTCATGACCGACCGGGAAGAGCCGCTTCTGCGTCTCCATGGCCTTGCGGGCATCGACGACGAAGATGTCGGTGGGCATGTGGATGGCGTCGAGGTCGGGGCGCTCGCGCAGTGTGGCGGAGACGACGGCCAAAGCCTCTTCATGCTGGTTGTTCTGCGGCCGCGAGATGATCTCGATGTCCTTGTATTTGGACTGCAAGGTCTCCTCGAAACCCTCCTTGCGGTTGCGCAGGGCGACCGCCGTCAGCGAGCCGTAATTGTTCAGCACGCTGCCCTTGGGCGAACCATATTTCTTGGTCAGCAGTTCGGCCGTCTTTTCGGCCGCCATGACGCCCGACTGACGATTGTCGAAGGTGACCGAAGCGGCGACGGTGCCGCCGGTGAGCGGCGTGTCGACCATGCCGACCGGAACGCCAAGCGACTTGGCCTTCTTCGTAAGCGGGATGAGCAGTTCGGAATCGAGCGCGTCCGAGATGAGGTAGCGCGGCTTCTGCAGCAGCAGGCTGTTCCAGTCGTTCACCTGCGCGTTGGAATCGCCGTTGGCATCCTTGCCGACGAATTGCAGTCCCAGGCTTTCGGCCTTGCGCTTCAACGCCTCCTGCAGGACGACGAAAAAGAAAAAGCCGAGATAGGGCGTTTCCCAGGCCACCACTTTCGAGAGCTCCTGCGCGCCGGCGGAACCGCTTCGGGCCATTACGCCAGCGGCGGCGCCCGCCGCGGCGCTTGCGAGCAAAGCTCGGCGGCTCAGTCTGAAATTCATGATGTTCGACATGGTTATCCTCCCTTCCCAAAGGCAATTGACCGGTCGCGGGTGCGACACGCACCAGCCCGCGAAACCGCTCGCTGGCCGGCAAAGGCTCCTCCACTGCCGGCTGCTACGACGGAAAAGCTAACCAAGCGAAAATGGCGATGCCACCACGCCCCTGACGCGTGACCGATACTTTCTTGTGCTTCGAGCGCGACCGTGATGGCGGCGGTCCTGCGCTGGATGCAGAGGCAAGCCGAGAGCAAGAAAGTACCAGGCAGGCATCGGATTTCTGGTGGTGAAGCCAACCGCGCGTTGCTAGCGTTGCCGCTGCTCGATCCACGAGGAGGCGACGGGATGACCGGACATTGGATGGGAACGTGGGCCGCCAGCCCGATGAATGTCTGGCCGGGCGATGCCGTTCTTTACGGCTTCCACAACCAGACGGTCAGGCAGGTTGTGCGCATCAGCAAGGGTGGCACGCGCTTTTGTGTGCGGCTTTCGAACGAGCATGGCAGCGACCCGATCGACATCGGCGCGGCATCCATCGCCAGGGCCGCCGACGGCGGCAGCATCGAGGGCGGGAGTTTGCGCCGGTT includes the following:
- a CDS encoding ABC transporter permease; its protein translation is MNGRKFLLDNVVWILIIVFSLLAGVLNPFFLSEGNLQNVLVQATTLGVLVLAVSFTLLIGEIDLSVVGNLVFSGMIGAYAMQEYGAHWTVAVAVTVLTGTFIGAVNGYFVSYMRMNSLIASLAMGLFLQGAVLGATQARTLVIADEGYAYIGSATIGTWPIMPVALFVIYLAAHIVLAYSAWGRNLYATGGNRRAAHAAGINVRRARLGAFAASGFLAGLAGFLYASYLGGVSVTVGSTTLLYAVAAPVIGGVSLLGGRGRVLGILGGTLLITVIQTGLQLINVSAYYIQMIGGAMILLAIAVDAFRVRGEEQGSV
- a CDS encoding sugar ABC transporter ATP-binding protein, with the protein product MTQSDREPADGARGTREGPFAAATPSGRPVLVVDNVFKAYGPVSALDGVSLSVRKGAIHGLLGKNGAGKSTLSNVIAGFVRADAGNILLDGEDVSSLSLTARNKRGLYLLSQHSEIFEDLSIGENLLLPNLPRRRGLVDWGKLHRQAALLLESHAMHVPSRRRAGDLNASDRRRLAIIKAVAGDARLIILDEPTAGLAARERQHLMGWVEALTAQGTSFVYISHHNDEVRQLCSEYTVLRDGKVAAGGVAGSLSADGMARLITGSDVKEFRRDRSAAPKPPVVKIDDLCFPGGGPVDLTIGRGEIVGLVGLLGEGPQELLRTLGGLLPVMSGRVLVDGRPVRLGSPAHSLAAGIAYLTHDRIGEGHVASMSIAENLSLGNWPRQAGWAISRSGMLGRVRRARAAMDVVMDGPDQEIRKLSGGNQQKILLGRLLERNPAILLLDEPTIGVDVAAKEHIHRLIDDATKRGVAVLLIAQDPDEMQRLVDRVVVFSKGRIERSLSAEGLTVGAIADARSLREKP
- a CDS encoding sugar ABC transporter substrate-binding protein, encoding MSNIMNFRLSRRALLASAAAGAAAGVMARSGSAGAQELSKVVAWETPYLGFFFFVVLQEALKRKAESLGLQFVGKDANGDSNAQVNDWNSLLLQKPRYLISDALDSELLIPLTKKAKSLGVPVGMVDTPLTGGTVAASVTFDNRQSGVMAAEKTAELLTKKYGSPKGSVLNNYGSLTAVALRNRKEGFEETLQSKYKDIEIISRPQNNQHEEALAVVSATLRERPDLDAIHMPTDIFVVDARKAMETQKRLFPVGHEKHIILTSIDASPNALEWVKAGEIDADIAQDPIAYVEIVVDLLEQYTLKGQRVPTGPYENKKYFWEKGTIADSPSGPLLTIPPYFLTKENADDPRHWANVVTKVWKMEQNAG